Proteins from a single region of Kluyveromyces lactis strain NRRL Y-1140 chromosome A complete sequence:
- the PMA1 gene encoding H(+)-exporting P2-type ATPase PMA1 (highly similar to uniprot|P05030 Saccharomyces cerevisiae YGL008C PMA1 Plasma membrane H -ATPase pumps protons out of the cell major regulator of cytoplasmic pH part of the P2 subgroup of cation-transporting ATPases) — MSAATEPTKEKPVNNQDSDDEDEDIDQLIEDLQSHHGLDDESEDDEHVAAGSARPVPEELLQTDPSYGLTSDEVTKRRKKYGLNQMSEETENLFVKFLMFFIGPIQFVMEAAAILAAGLEDWVDFGVICGLLFLNAAVGFIQEYQAGSIVDELKKTLANSAVVIRDGNLVEVPSNEVVPGDILQLEDGVVIPADGRLVTEDCFIQIDQSAITGESLAVDKRFGDSTFSSSTVKRGEAFMIVTATGDSTFVGRAAALVNKAAAGSGHFTEVLNGIGTILLILVIVTLLLVWVASFYRTNKIVRILRYTLAITIVGVPVGLPAVVTTTMAVGAAYLAKKQAIVQKLSAIESLAGVEILCSDKTGTLTKNKLSLHEPYTVEGVDPDDLMLTACLAASRKKKGLDAIDKAFLKSLISYPRAKAALTKYKLLEFHPFDPVSKKVTAIVESPEGERIICVKGAPLFVLKTVEEEHPIPEDVRENYENKVAELASRGFRALGVARKRGEGHWEILGVMPCMDPPRDDTAQTVNEARHLGLRVKMLTGDAVGIAKETCRQLGLGTNIYNAERLGLGGGGDMPGSELADFVENADGFAEVFPQHKYNVVEILQQRGYLVAMTGDGVNDAPSLKKADTGIAVEGATDAARSAADIVFLAPGLSAIIDALKTSRQIFHRMYSYVVYRIALSLHLEIFLGLWIAILNRSLNIDLVVFIAIFADVATLAIAYDNAPYSPKPVKWNLRRLWGMSVILGIILAIGTWITLTTMFVPKGGIIQNFGSIDGVLFLQISLTENWLIFITRAAGPFWSSIPSWQLSGAVLIVDIIATMFCLFGWWSQNWNDIVTVVRVWIFSFGVFCVMGGAYYMMSESEAFDRFMNGKSRRDKPSGRSVEDFLMAMQRVSTQHEKEN; from the coding sequence ATGTCAGCTGCCACTGAACCAACCAAGGAAAAGCCTGTTAACAACCAGGACTccgatgatgaagatgaagatatcgATCAATTGATCGAAGACTTGCAATCTCATCACGGATTAGACGATGAAAGTGAAGATGATGAGCATGTTGCTGCTGGTTCCGCTAGACCGGTTCCAGAAGAATTATTACAAACTGACCCATCTTACGGTTTGACTTCTGATGAAGTTAccaagagaagaaagaagtatggtttgaatcaaatgtctgaagaaactgaaaacCTATTTGTCAAGTTTTTGATGTTCTTCATCGGTCCAATTCAATTTGTTATGGAAGCCGCTGCTATTTTAGCTGCCGGTTTGGAAGATTGGGTCGATTTCGGTGTTATCTGTGGtttattgtttttgaacGCTGCTGTTGGTTTCATCCAAGAATACCAAGCTGGTTCTATCGTTGAcgaattgaagaagactTTGGCTAACTCTGCCGTTGTTATCAGAGATGGTAACTTGGTTGAAGTTCCATCTAACGAAGTCGTTCCAGGTGATATCTTgcaattggaagatggtGTTGTTATTCCAGCCGATGGTCGTTTGGTCACTGAAGACTGTTTCATCCAAATCGATCAATCTGCTATCACTGGTGAATCTTTGGCCGTCGACAAGAGATTCGGTGACTCcactttctcttcttctactgTTAAGAGAGGTGAAGCTTTCATGATCGTTACTGCTACTGGTGACTCCACTTTCGTCGGTAGAGCTGCTGCTTTGGTTAACAAGGCTGCTGCTGGTAGTGGTCATTTCACTGAAGTTTTGAACGGTATTGGTACGATCTTGTTGATCTTGGTTATTGTTACCTTGTTGCTCGTTTGGGTTGCCTCCTTCTACAGAACTAACAAGATTGTTAGAATTTTGAGATACACTTTGGCTATCACCATTGTCGGTGTCCCAGTCGGTTTGCCAGCTGTCGTTACCACCACCATGGCTGTCGGTGCTGCTTACTTGGCTAAGAAACAAGCCATTGTCCAAAAATTGTCTGCCATTGAATCTTTGGCTGGTGTCGAAATCTTGTGTTCTGACAAGACCGGTACTTTGACCAAGAACAAGTTGTCCTTACATGAACCTTACACTGTTGAAGGTGTTGACCCAGATGACTTGATGTTGACTGCTTGTTTGGCTGCTTctagaaagaagaagggtTTGGATGCCATTGACAAGgctttcttgaaatctttgatctCTTACCCAAGAGCCAAGGCTGCTTTGACTAAGTACAAGTTGTTGGAATTCCACCCATTCGACCCTGTTTCCAAGAAGGTTACCGCTATTGTCGAATCTCCAGAAGGTGAAAGAATCATTTGTGTTAAGGGTGCTCCATTGTTCGTCTTGAAGactgttgaagaagaacatcCAATTCCAGAAGATGTCCGTGAAAACTACGAAAACAAGGTTGCTGAATTGGCTTCCAGAGGTTTCAGAGCCTTGGGTGTTGCCAGAAAGAGAGGTGAAGGTCACTGGGAAATTTTGGGTGTTATGCCATGTATGGATCCTCCAAGAGATGACACTGCTCAAACTGTCAACGAAGCTAGACACTTGGGTTTGAGAGTTAAGATGTTAACTGGTGACGCTGTCGGTATTGCTAAGGAAACTTGTAGACAATTGGGTTTGGGTACTAACATTTACAACGCTGAAAGATTAGGTCtaggtggtggtggtgaCATGCCAGGTTCCGAATTGGCCGATTTCGTTGAAAATGCTGATGGTTTCGCTGAAGTTTTCCCACAACACAAGTACAACGTCGTTGAAATCTTGCAACAAAGAGGTTACTTGGTTGCTATGACTGGTGACGGTGTTAACGATGCCccatctttgaagaaggctGATACCGGTATTGCTGTCGAAGGTGCTACCGATGCCGCTAGATCCGCTGCTGATATTGTTTTCTTGGCCCCAGGTTTGTCCGCTATTATTGACGCTTTGAAGACCTCTAGACAAATTTTCCACAGAATGTACTCTTACGTCGTTTACCGTATCGCTTTGTCCCTACATTTGGAAATCTTCTTGGGTCTATGGATTGCTATCTTGAACAGATCTTTGAACATTGACTTGGTTGTCTTCATTGCTATTTTCGCTGATGTTGCTACCTTGGCTATTGCTTACGATAATGCTCCATACTCTCCAAAGCCTGTCAAGTGGAACTTGAGAAGACTATGGGGTATGTCCGTCATCTTGGGTATAATTTTGGCTATCGGTACTTGGATCACCTTGACCACTATGTTTGTTCCAAAGGGTGGTATTATCCAAAACTTCGGTTCCATCGATGGTGTTTTGTTCTTGCAAATCTCCTTGACTGAAAACTGGTTGATTTTCATCACCAGAGCTGCTGGTCCATTCTGGTCCTCTATCCCATCTTGGCAATTATCTGGTGCCGTTCTAATCGTTGATATCATCGCAACCATGTTCTGTTTGTTCGGTTGGTGGTCTCAAAACTGGAACGACATCGTTACCGTTGTCAGAGTCTGGATTTTCTCTTTCGGTGTCTTCTGTGTCATGGGTGGTGCTTACTACATGATGTCTGAATCTGAAGCCTTTGACAGATTCATGAACGGTAAGTCTAGAAGAGACAAGCCATCTGGCAGATCCGTCGAAGATTTCTTGATGGCTATGCAAAGAGTCTCCACTCAACacgaaaaggaaaactaa
- the OYE2 gene encoding NADPH dehydrogenase (uniprot|P40952 Kluyveromyces lactis KLLA0A09075g KYE1 NADPH dehydrogenase 1): MSFMNFEPKPLADTDIFKPIKIGNTELKHRVVMPALTRMRALHPGNVPNPDWAVEYYRQRSQYPGTMIITEGAFPSAQSGGYDNAPGVWSEEQLAQWRKIFKAIHDNKSFVWVQLWVLGRQAFADNLARDGLRYDSASDEVYMGEDEKERAIRSNNPQHGITKDEIKQYIRDYVDAAKKCIDAGADGVEIHSANGYLLNQFLDPISNKRTDEYGGSIENRARFVLEVVDAVVDAVGAERTSIRFSPYGVFGTMSGGSDPVLVAQFAYVLAELEKRAKAGKRLAYVDLVEPRVTSPFQPEFEGWYKGGTNEFVYSVWKGNVLRVGNYALDPDAAITDSKNPNTLIGYGRAFIANPDLVERLEKGLPLNQYDRPSFYKMSAEGYIDYPTYEEAVAKGYKK, encoded by the coding sequence ATGTCGTTTATGAACTTTGAACCAAAGCCATTGGCTGATACTGATATCTTCAAACCAATCAAGATTGGTAACACTGAATTGAAGCACAGGGTTGTCATGCCTGCATTGACAAGAATGAGAGCGTTGCATCCAGGCAACGTTCCAAACCCTGACTGGGCTGTTGAATATTACAGACAACGTTCCCAATATCCAGGTACTATGATTATCACTGAAGGTGCTTTCCCATCAGCTCAGTCAGGTGGTTACGATAACGCACCAGGTGTTTGGAGCGAAGAACAACTGGCTCAATGGAGAAAGATCTTCAAGGCAATTCACGACAACAAGTCTTTTGTTTGGGTACAATTGTGGGTTCTAGGTAGACAAGCTTTTGCTGATAACTTGGCAAGAGATGGATTGCGTTATGATAGTGCTTCCGATGAAGTGTACATGggtgaagatgaaaaggaacGTGCCATCAGATCTAACAACCCTCAGCATGGTATCACCAAGGATGAAATTAAGCAGTATATCAGGGACTATGTTGATGCTGCTAAGAAGTGTATCGATGCTGGTGCAGATGGTGTTGAAATCCATTCCGCTAACGGTTATTTGTTGAATCAATTCCTAGACCCAATCTCCAACAAAAGAACTGATGAATACGGTGGATCCATTGAGAACCGTGCTAGATTCGTCTTGGAAGTCGTCGATGCCGTTGTCGATGCCGTTGGTGCCGAAAGAACCAGTATCAGATTCTCACCATACGGTGTATTTGGTACCATGTCAGGTGGTTCAGACCCTGTCTTGGTGGCTCAATTCGCCTATGTACTTGctgaattggaaaagagGGCAAAGGCTGGTAAGAGATTAGCATACGTCGATTTAGTCGAACCTCGTGTCACATCGCCATTCCAACCGGAATTTGAAGGCTGGTATAAAGGTGGTACCAATGAATTCGTATACTCTGTTTGGAAGGGTAACGTGCTAAGAGTTGGTAACTACGCTTTGGACCCAGATGCTGCCATTACGGACTCAAAGAATCCAAACACTTTGATCGGTTACGGTAGAGCCTTCATTGCCAACCCAGATCTTGTTGAACGTCTCGAAAAGGGTTTGCCATTGAATCAATACGATAGACCCTCTTTCTACAAAATGTCTGCGGAAGGGTATATCGACTACCCAACATACGAGGAAGCTGTTGCCAAGGGTTACAAGAAATAG
- the PUF4 gene encoding Puf4p (similar to uniprot|Q750N6 Ashbya gossypii AGL086C AGL086Cp and some similarites with YGL014W uniprot|P25339 Saccharomyces cerevisiae YGL014W PUF4 member of the PUF protein family YGL014W): protein MNIDPVSVPETINAALGQLHLDDVVEKPNSNSNTQEPDQETGNDAAPIAAATETISNNRGNGNNATSATNGGTIPQQLQQQEFFMGDSLVPGPSGPGPAPMFAPHMMNPFMPYHPMMHMPHSGFFPGAQDQMFPPPDSSAAVDFNLSLSPSGGSAVPGAGNMTGGVNDSAIPGSDLMMHYPQQYMNHNGQRPMFWMNPDLNSSAIDDTTAGEDPQNQDSFVRGASFTLESSEQGNDAKVPGANTSRRQTFHAVSATDLLNNSTSSPTETTDATGTNASATSPEASASKKEMQDRVYPQAAAYPYTGALLQPNPVLSGHPLGHHPHPIGSPFPGYGFNTAFSPVPGPTNTLNAGSPAISADGKEANSSGDPSGQSNRHVHSGTNSPGLSQPGSLPMSGPNPWMFAAPHGSPNFLVPHPHHPGHAGPPAGHQRPQSNNPQHRKRHFNNNGSSRSNFGNMKPHGKPQRFEDGSRYQDAVLEQFVGSIYSLCKDQHGCRFLQRQLDENGEEVASTIYSEIKDHICELMNDPFGNYLMQKLFERINQRDRVEIVKNCSPQFMDIALDAHGTRALQKLVECTDTEEETQILVASLQPSILSLSRDFKSNHVVQKMLENFSNKDTQFIYDAACDDIIKISNHRNGCCVVQRCLDFGNTEQLDALCGKIVEKSFELTMNPYGNYVIQYILTKEKDQATPDFKYTKKIVDVLKFNAIDLSLNKFGSNVVESILRTPAVSDVMITKILNSNDESGLLKLLHDSYGNYVLQTALDIVKDSNASLFSLLSDSLKPLLVGQIRNTPHGRRIAALLQAE, encoded by the coding sequence ATGAATATTGACCCAGTTTCTGTTCCAGAAACCATTAATGCGGCTTTAGGCCAATTGCATTTGGatgatgttgttgaaaaacCAAACTCAAACTCTAATACTCAAGAACCAGATCAGGAGACTGGAAACGATGCCGCGCCAATAGCAGCCGCAACTGAAACAATTAGTAACAACAGAGGTAACGGTAACAATGCTACTAGCGCTACAAACGGTGGTACTATTCCACAACAGTTGCAGCAGCAAGAGTTTTTCATGGGTGATTCGTTAGTACCAGGTCCATCAGGCCCCGGACCAGCACCTATGTTCGCTCCCCACATGATGAATCCATTCATGCCGTACCATCCTATGATGCACATGCCTCATTCTGGATTCTTTCCCGGTGCACAGGATCAAATGTTTCCACCACCTGATTCCAGCGCTGCTGTTGATTTCAACCTAAGCTTGTCACCAAGTGGAGGTAGTGCTGTTCCCGGTGCAGGAAACATGACCGGAGGTGTTAATGATTCTGCCATCCCAGGTTCTGACCTGATGATGCATTATCCCCAACAGTATATGAACCATAATGGGCAAAGGCCAATGTTCTGGATGAATCCGGATTTGAATTCTAGTGCCATCGACGACACCACTGCAGGCGAAGATCCGCAGAATCAGGATTCCTTTGTGCGCGGTGCATCATTCACTTTAGAATCTTCTGAACAGGGGAATGATGCCAAGGTGCCAGGTGCTAACACTTCTAGAAGACAAACTTTCCATGCAGTGTCAGCTACTGActtgttgaacaattctACTTCCAGTCCCACTGAAACGACGGATGCCACTGGTACCAATGCATCAGCAACATCACCCGAAGCTTCTGCCTCGAAAAAAGAGATGCAGGATCGTGTTTATCCTCAAGCTGCTGCTTACCCTTACACCGGTGCATTGCTGCAACCAAATCCTGTACTATCTGGCCATCCACTGGGTCATCATCCCCATCCTATCGGTTCCCCATTCCCTGGTTACGGTTTTAATACAGCTTTCTCTCCTGTCCCGGGCCCTACTAACACGTTGAATGCAGGTTCTCCAGCCATCTCCGCAGATGGCAAAGAAGCAAACAGCAGCGGCGATCCAAGTGGCCAATCTAACCGTCATGTACACTCTGGAACTAATTCCCCAGGATTGAGTCAACCTGGTAGTCTGCCAATGTCAGGACCTAACCCGTGGATGTTTGCTGCTCCTCACGGTAGTCCTAACTTCCTGGTTCCACACCCTCATCATCCGGGTCACGCAGGCCCTCCAGCTGGCCATCAAAGACCACAGAGCAATAACCCTCAACATAGAAAACGTCATTTCAATAACAATGGTTCTAGTCGTAGCAATTTCGGAAATATGAAACCTCATGGTAAACCTCAACGCTTTGAAGATGGTTCTCGTTATCAAGATGCTGTATTGGAACAATTCGTTGGGTCAATCTACTCTTTGTGTAAGGATCAACACGGTTGCAGATTTTTACAACGTCAGTTGGATGAAaatggagaagaagtagCTTCTACTATTTACTCCGAGATAAAAGACCACATATGCGAATTGATGAATGATCCATTTGGTAATTATTTGATGCAAAAACTATTCGAAAGGATTAACCAGAGGGACAGAGTGGAAATTGTCAAAAATTGTTCGCCTCAGTTCATGGATATCGCCTTAGATGCTCATGGTACTAGAGCTCTTCAGAAATTAGTGGAATGCACTGATACTGAGGAGGAAACACAGATTTTAGTGGCATCCTTGCAACCATCCATTTTATCCTTGAGCAGAGACTTCAAAAGTAACCATGTTGTTCAAAAGATGCTAGAAAATTTCTCGAATAAGGATACTCAATTCATTTATGATGCCGCTTGTGACGATATAATCAAGATCAGTAATCACAGAAATGGATGCTGCGTTGTTCAACGTTGTTTGGATTTTGGTAATACCGAACAGCTCGATGCATTGTGCGGTAAGATTGTGGAGAaatcatttgaattgaCTATGAACCCGTACGGCAATTACGTAATCCAGTACATTCTAACTAAGGAAAAGGATCAAGCAACGCCTGATTTCAAGTACACTAAAAAGATTGTTGATGTGTTAAAATTCAATGCCATCGACCTTTCACTAAACAAATTTGGTTCCAATGTCGTGGAATCAATTTTACGTACTCCTGCTGTTTCTGATGTTATGATCACTAAGATATTGAACAGTAACGATGAATCAGGGTTGTTGAAGCTCTTGCACGACAGCTATGGTAACTACGTCTTACAGACAGCGTTAGATATTGTCAAGGACTCCAATGCatctctcttttctctgCTATCTGACTCGTTGAAACCATTGTTAGTCGGTCAAATCAGAAATACTCCTCATGGTAGAAGAATTGCTGCCCTTCTACAAGCAGAATAA
- the PDR1 gene encoding drug-responsive transcription factor PDR1 (weakly similar to uniprot|P12383 Saccharomyces cerevisiae YGL013C PDR1 Zinc cluster protein that is a master regulator involved in recruiting other zinc cluster proteins to pleiotropic drug response elements (PDREs) to fine tune the regulation of multidrug resistance genes), with translation MVDIFQPAVSPPGLSEEAARSDSASSGVNGDRTAIPRDSNGNGTGKPRRKVSRACDSCRKKKIKCSGTLPCKSCETYGCECVYSHAPYGVAKGKKKTAKSDSSAFTKEKLSVQSIPNSTVAILNPEIDGNSYAPSRTGFSEATITGVQSHLHSSRSSFGRDSSSGPSATGSMSVTQTSHPVGFSCPRRFDPVKDDASTNINDPSSDDINRYPILYISNAEIESRIAKLKECVSSLRRNDGPQSESIMYAIKNIEFEIQTLNNKLARPCINHELTSNPELNRDKSVCFEAKLMKNHESNYVSLNRYVKINTNKLEEYLQKPPMVDVKHGLYFPGQWLSLRGVGYFVKDFMKHAKCNIKELKENIYLILRQFDIMSAVEIKNAECWGAPVELYCQNFSVKVRKDERVQHLLRKIPASLLNKVIATKSEFKLENWNHIINNTSETSVSSATDAFHWIIAIMEVNKNEYQKLSKHHKLSAQQRGDDIITETLFFIEAEELLFTLGLHFFKQISIARVHSEPLTFLDDLLDFVMNIFWIDGHQIFTCLLSSAIQTMRLCGMDHWETYLVMDERMADSRRNLWWKAFIWDQYSVFITGSRPVFSTVDIQGPLFPGFMRKMKFIDHQDLMANFDEQFNLENVDFSSSDLTRRETIAFVIFLSCFFAHQFQCKIVFSDRFSNFRIFALSKSEKIKMAEEVLSELRIYKHRLDILNEGFKRYLESGLKKVDPKENSDLEDPGIFWYEITREVSLTFCVVSSVHIIARLNPSPEVVSISQEMKKFRKNIGVSWKITMQYLEQNNSLYDLFFMSKLVALVAVSYVGENIAYFKHASFDDVCSFVKICRFFDYSGINCGSVENTRIQRTLLQIQFLLKILVRCVVSVHVQSHKKTIENLLQQLASSKYPEYQETIVKLFDPTFNYFSPTLNALKESELHLQIKSWLTETLYGSVLSLPNNLFFDDIFPTYTPSAGSSVADQRDIPPNYFTEAVDTVNGTVIANKNPHFSSTERYNGNNELKNGLDSSDKTEGFQNPVSSASPSKLSEPSNHIDQGTTFNLGTIYDFADHGDFDRLFSFIWDDFVGAPVSSTEKE, from the coding sequence ATGGTTGACATATTTCAACCTGCCGTTTCTCCTCCAGGGCtttctgaagaagctgcAAGGTCAGATAGTGCTTCTTCTGGGGTGAATGGGGACAGAACTGCAATTCCTAGAGATAGTAATGGCAACGGCACTGGTAAACCAAGAAGGAAAGTTAGCAGAGCTTGCGATAGTTGcaggaaaaagaagattaaaTGTTCTGGAACATTGCCTTGCAAATCGTGCGAGACATATGGCTGTGAATGTGTTTATTCTCATGCTCCGTATGGGGTCGCAAAGGGCAAGAAAAAAACTGCCAAGAGTGATTCATCTGCTTTcacaaaggaaaaattaTCGGTACAGTCTATACCAAATAGTACAGTAGCTATTTTGAATCCCGAAATAGATGGGAACTCCTACGCACCTTCTAGAACAGGTTTTAGTGAGGCTACAATTACTGGAGTACAGAGTCATTTACACTCATCGAGATCATCATTTGGGAGAGATTCTAGTTCGGGTCCTAGTGCCACCGGGTCCATGTCAGTGACACAGACGAGTCACCCTGTTGGGTTTTCATGTCCAAGACGCTTTGATCCTGTGAAAGATGATGCCTCAACGAATATCAACGATCCATCTAGTGATGACATCAATCGATACCCAATTTTATACATTTCTAATGCGGAAATAGAGTCACGAATTGcaaagttgaaagaatgtgTATCGAGTCTACGAAGAAATGATGGGCCACAATCTGAATCCATAATGTATGCTATCAAAAACATCGAGTTTGAAATCCAGACTTTAAATAATAAATTGGCACGGCCTTGTATCAACCATGAACTCACCAGTAATCCAGAATTGAACAGAGATAAATCTGTTTGCTTTGAGGCtaaattgatgaaaaatcaTGAAAGTAACTATGTCAGTTTGAATCGATACGTCAAGATCAATACCAATAAACTCGAAGAGTATTTGCAAAAGCCTCCAATGGTAGATGTTAAACATGGATTATATTTCCCAGGTCAGTGGTTATCATTAAGAGGTGTTGGTTATTTCGTGAAAGATTTTATGAAACATGCCAAGTGCAATATAAAAGAGTTAAAGGAAAACATATATCTCATTCTACGGCAATTTGATATAATGTCTGCTGTGGAAATCAAAAATGCTGAATGTTGGGGAGCTCCTGTTGAACTTTATTGTCAGAATTTTTCTGTTAAAGTACGAAAAGATGAAAGAGTACAGCATTTGCTGCGTAAAATACCCGCTTCCTTATTGAATAAGGTGATTGCTACCAAATCGGAATTTAAACTGGAAAACTGGAATCATATCATTAATAATACTTCTGAAACATCGGTATCGTCTGCTACCGATGCTTTCCATTGGATCATTGCTATAATGGAAGTGAATAAGAATGAGTATCAAAAATTAAGCAAGCATCATAAACTTTCCGCTCAACAAAGGGGTGATGATATTATCACGGAAACCCTATTTTTTATTGAAGCTGAGGAGCTTCTGTTCACTTTGGGCCTTCACTTCTTTAAGCAAATCAGTATTGCGAGGGTACATTCGGAGCCTCTTACATTTTTAGATGATCTATTAGATTTTGTCATGAATATCTTTTGGATTGATGGTCATCAAATATTTACGTGCCTCTTGTCATCTGCAATTCAAACTATGCGATTGTGTGGTATGGACCACTGGGAGACGTATCTAGTTATGGATGAACGTATGGCAGATAGCAGAAGGAATCTTTGGTGGAAAGCGTTCATTTGGGATCAATATTCTGTTTTCATTACAGGGTCGAGGCCAGTATTTAGCACTGTTGATATTCAGGGTCCACTATTCCCTGGATTTAtgagaaagatgaaatttatTGATCATCAAGATTTAATGGCAAACTTTGATGAACAATTTAATTTGGAGAATGTTGACTTTTCTAGCTCTGATCTCACTCGACGTGAAACGATTGCTTTTGTAATATTTTTGTCTTGCTTTTTCGCTCATCAGTTTCAATGCAAAATTGTGTTCAGCGATCGCTTTTCTAATTTTCGAATCTTCGCATTGAGTAAATCggaaaagatcaagatgGCAGAGGAGGTCTTATCAGAGTTGCGTATTTACAAGCATCGTCTCGACATTTTGAATGAAGGTTTTAAAAGATATCTTGAGAGTGGACTTAAAAAGGTGGATCCCAAGGAGAATtcagatttggaagatCCGGGAATATTTTGGTATGAGATAACTAGGGAGGTTTCTTTAACATTTTGCGTGGTATCAAGTGTACATATCATCGCGCGACTCAACCCATCACCAGAAGTAGTCAGTATCAGccaagaaatgaaaaaattcagaAAGAACATCGGTGTCTCATGGAAGATTACTATGCAATATCTCGAACAAAATAACAGTCTCTACGACCTCTTTTTCATGTCAAAACTTGTCGCGCTAGTTGCAGTATCGTATGTTGGTGAGAACATAGCCTACTTCAAACATGCCTCGTTCGATGATGTTTGCTCTTTTGTAAAAATTTGCAGATTCTTCGATTATTCTGGTATAAACTGTGGTTCGGTTGAGAACACTAGAATACAAAGAACTTTGTTacaaattcaattcttACTTAAGATCTTAGTTAGATGTGTGGTTTCAGTGCATGTGCAATCGCATAAAAAGACCATCGAGAATTTGTTACAGCAGCTAGCCTCTTCGAAATACCCGgaatatcaagaaacaattgTTAAATTATTTGACCCGACCTTCAACTACTTTTCTCCGACCTTGAATGCTCTCAAAGAGAGTGAGCTACATCTACAAATCAAATCTTGGTTAACAGAAACCCTATATGGTTCTGTTCTTTCCCTTCCGAATAATCTGTTTTTTGACGATATTTTTCCAACTTACACTCCTTCCGCTGGCTCCTCTGTTGCAGATCAAAGAGATATTCCACCTAATTATTTTACCGAAGCAGTTGATACGGTCAATGGTACGGTGATAGCGAATAAAAATCCTCATTTCTCATCAACGGAGCGGTACAATGGAAATAATGAGCTGAAAAATGGTTTAGATTCAAGTGACAAAACAGAAGGGTTTCAAAATCCAGTCTCTTCTGCGTCACCATCGAAACTTTCAGAACCCTCGAATCATATCGATCAAGGAACTACCTTCAACTTGGGGACAATTTATGACTTCGCTGACCATGGTGATTTCGATCGATTGTTTTCCTTTATATGGGATGATTTTGTTGGAGCCCCAGTTTCTTCCACTGAGAAGGAATAG